The Hydrogenimonas thermophila genome contains the following window.
TGTAGCATCAACACACTCCCAAAATTGACCAATAAGTTCTTCTTGATATACTTCATCATCAGTTTTGATCAATGCCAGTGCCATCAATGTCTCAAATGGTTCTAACAACTCATCTATTCTGCTGTTTTCACTCTCACTCCACTCTTTTGGAAGTTTTATACTGCTATTTTTCATTACTGAGACTGCAAGTTTAGCTGCATCTTCACTACTTTGAAATTGTAAAAGATAACTCATTACAAAGTGCCAAATATCAACCATCTCTATCTTGATATTTTCCAAATCTATTCCACCGGCAATATTTTTCCAATGCTTCCAGCTAAAACTATCGATTAATTCTGCACTCTCCATAACAATACAACGTTTCCAATTTATAACTTTTCCCTGCTTGGTAACACCATCACGCCAATGAGGTCCGTTTGTATCGTCATTCAACCTCTCTTGCAATTTAAACATCTCTACCATTTTCTCAGTCATGCTAAGGCTCCTTCGTAAGTTTGCTCTTTAAATATTAGTTTCATTTTTATACATAAAAATGTAGTAGCTTCCTTTTGTTTTTCCAATTTTTTTTAAAACACCTTTTTTAACTAGGTTAGATAAAATCTCTCTTGCTCTTCTCTCTTTTATGTTTAAAATTTTTTCTACATCATTTGAAACTATTTTTTCATTTTGTTTTAGAACTCTAACTATTTTTTCTTCTTCAAAAGATAATTCGGCGATATTCGGCACTTTTTCGGCGCTATTCGGCACTTTTTCACCAGTTTTCCTATAAAAAACTATACTTATAAAATTTCCACTCTCATCTATTTCAAATTTGATTCCTTTTTCATCACATAATTTTTTAATCTTTCCAATGCCACTACCCCAACTTTCAATATATTTTAGTTCTCTAAATAAATTTGCCAAGACTCTGTTTCTAAGTTCACTTCTCCCACTCATCACTTCTTCAAGAGTTAGTCCATTTGGAAAACCACCTGGTGAAACAATCTCAACCATATCATCATAAACAGCTACTTTTATATCACTATTTCTTGTATAATCTCTATGTATAACTGCATTTAAAAGTGCTTCTCTAAGAGCAATCAAAGGAATTTCTAGCTCCTCTTTTAGTTGCAAACCTTCAACTTTTGCAAACAGATTTAGATGATTTTGTAAAAATTGTAAAGTATTATTTAAATTACTAAAGAGATCTTTATTAAACTCTTTTTTATCTATAAATATCTCTTTCGTAACTCCTCTAAATCTCGCACACTTGATTGTGCTATTGTCAAATTTACCAAGGGTTATACATAAAGCATTTGTAGGTAAATCACTACTATTTAAACTTTTAATCAGCTTCAAGTTTTTTAACTTTTTGTAGTCGCAACTTTTGCCTATTTTTTCAAACTCATTATAAATGATATTAAAATTTAAATTATCTAAACCTATTTCAAAATTCTCTTCTTCATCAAAACTTTTATTAAATCTTTGTCTTTGAAGCTCTGTTATCATTACCTCATCTGCAACTCTATTTGTTGATCCAACTCTAATTATTGTACCTTTTAGCTTACCTTTGTTTTTTAAGTAATATGGTAAAAGTGAACCACGAAATACTTCAACTACTAAAACAACTTTCCCATCTATATTTTGAGCATAAATTTCTGGTAAAATATTTGGATAACACAAATCACTTACAATTGAGCTAATCTTTTCTTCATACTCAAAAACTCTATCTTCATCAATTCCAATAATTTCTCTTTTATCATTTACTCCAACTATGATCTTTCCGCCACTAGTATTGCTAAAAGCAATAACAGTTTTTGCAATTGCTTCATTTGATGGTAGTTTCTCTTTTAATTCAAGTTTTTTACTTTCACCTTTTTGGATTTCTTGTTTTAACATCTTATTATCTTTTTAATACGTTATATATTCATCTCTACATTTTAACTTTCTTGCTCATAGAAAGAGCCAGACCAACTCCTATTGACATAGCAACAATTTGAGAACCGCCATAACTTAAAAATGGTACAGCAATACCTTTAAGAGGTATAACCCCGCTGATACCAAGGGCATTTATTAAAAATGCAAAACCTATGATCATTGCTAAACCAGCACAATAGAGATAATTGACATTGTTATCACTTCGTCCAGCAATTTTAAGTAGTCTAAAAATAACAACCATCAAAAGCATTACAACAGCTGCTACACCAAGGACTCCTATCTCTTCAGCCATCCCTGCAAGCACGAAATCCGTATGTACTTCACTTAAAAAGCCAAGTTTTAAAACTCCATTTCCAAGACCAACCCCAAAGAGTCCACCATTGTGAATTGCGTGTAAAGAGTTACTGATCTGGTACGGCTCTTCTGCCAAATTTACTTTTGGAACTGCACTTGCCCATTGAGGAAAAATCTTGGCAATACTGTTTTGAATCATATAGTACCAGCCTTTAAAACGCTCAATACGGTGGGGAGAGGTAACAACAAACCCTGCTATAGCAATTGCTCCAACAAGAATAGATGCACCAAAAAACTTTAAACTGCTACCTGCAAATATCATCATTCCCAAAAGTGTAAGTGCCAGCAAAACTACCTGTCCCAAGTCATTTTGAAAAATAGCAATTATAAACATTACAGCAATAAATATTATGAAATATGGCAACAGCATGGAAAGCTCTTCTTTTAGGGTATATCGAAACTCTTTTGAGCGTTCCATATGTTTAGGTAATACTTTACGGGAAAAACTCCATGCAATGAAATAGGCAAATCCAATCTTAAAAAACTCAACAGGTGCCAAAGATAGTGGACCTAAGCGAATCCATCGTTTTGCCCCTCCAACTTCTCTGGCTATAGACTCAGGCAAAAACGGAATAGCAATCATCATTAATGCAGAGATAATAAAAATAGAAAATCCAATTTTTGTAGCTACTTTGTTTGAATCTTGTCGTGCAATAAACCACATTAAAAAAATTCCAATCATTCCAGCACTAAATTGACGTATAAAAAAGTGCCATGGCTGTACATTAAAAAGTAGCACAGTATATGCTGAGAGCGAATAACTGAAAATTATTCCAATAACAATTAAAGCAGTAGTAGCTAAAAATAGAGGTCTGTCTATCATGTTTTCTCGTAAAAGATTTTTTGATATTATATGCTACTTTAACTGATAAAAGGTTTGTCTCTTATGATACTCCATAATCTATTACTTACAATTTTGTTTCTGCTCTTACTAAATGGATGTGAATCAACAAACCATAATGTTGAGAAACCAATAGAACCATCATTTATTCAATACTCCGTAAAATCATATAAACAGACAATGCAAATTTTAGACAGATTGGGATATACACAAGAAAAATTTAAAAAAGGAATGAAAAAAATACCAAAAGTTTTAATAACTCATATAGCAATGAGATGGGGAAGAGATGCAAAAAAGATTCCTGTATCTACCAAAAAAAGTATCTTTTTAAGGTTAATGGCATCTGAAGCTCTTATTGCCAATGAAGAGGTAAAAAAAGATAGAGAAAAACTTTTGTCAATTATAAATAAAATTGGACACAGCCCAATAACTCGTCAAGAGTCTGAATGGCTTAGAAATATAGCTAAAAAGTATAAAGTTATAAAGTCTGATTCAGATATTTTGTCAAAAAAAGAGATTAATAAACTTGTTCAAAGAGTTGATACTGTTCCTCCATCTTTAATAGTCGCTCAAGGTGCAATAGAGAGTGGATGGGGTACATCCAGATTTGCAGTTGAAGGAAATGCTCTCTTTGGTCAGTGGAGCTTTAGCAATAAAGCACTAAAACCAAAAAATCAACGTAAACACCTTGGAAACTATGGTCTTGCAACATTTGATACACCGCTTGATTCAATAAGATCATATATTTTAAATTTAAATACTCATCCGGCATATAAAGAGTTTCGCAAACGAAGGATGATGCTAAGAAAAGCCAACCTTCCGCTAACAGGCATAGCACTGACAGATACACTAAAATCATACTCAGAAAGAGGAGAAGAGTATGTTAATGACTTAAACCGCTTAATAAAGTCAAATCACCTTGAATGGTTGGATTATGCACAGTTAAGCAGTGAAAAACCTGTTATAATTCATCCAGAAGAGTAGATAAATCAAAAATTTGGAATGGTTTTTGCTTGGATAAATTTACAGTTGACAGGAGGGTTTAGATGGAGATAAATCACGCACATACCTTAATGGCTAAAGCTCTTGATTATAGGGCATTAAGACAAGATTTAATAAGCTCAAACATTGCAAATGTAGATACACCTTTTTATCGTTCAAGAGATATTCTTTTTGAAGATGCTTTAGTAAAAGAGCGTGAAAAACTTCATAACCTTCCATCTAAAAAGTTGCAAATGGCTGTAACAAGTCCAATGCACCTTCAAGGTAACGAGAATGATTTTCCTCCAAAAGCAGAGATTTTCTTCCGCGATGGACATATGGCAAGAAATGATGGAAATACCGTTGACCTTGATGTAGAGACAACCGAAATGGCAAAAAACGGTACTATGTACAATGCATTGGTTATGGCATTAAAGAAAAACAGTATGCTATTTAAAAGTGTCATAGACTCTTCAGCAAAAATATAAAGGGATTGATAGATGAGTTTTTTAAACAGTTTTGATATAAACGGTTACGGACTTTCAGCGCAACGTTTCCGTGTAAATGTCATCAGCTCAAACATCGCCAATGCAAACACAACACGCACAGATGAAGGCGGTCCATACAGAAGACGAGAAGTTGTTTTTAAATCTTTCAATTTTGATAAAGTTTTAAATAGTAAAATTGAAGAAAAGAGTGATTTTCTTCCATATGAAGATCCTTTGGATGAAGGAATGGAAAACAAAACGGCAGTTCCACCTTTAATGGGTGTATTAGTTGACAAAGTTGTACGTGACGACAGTGAACCTAAAATGAAATATGACCCTTCTCATCCAGATGCTAATGCCGAAGGGTATGTTGCCTATCCAAATATTAACCCTGTCGTCGAAATGGCCGATCTTATAGAAGCTACAAGAGCTTACCAAGCAAATGTAGCAGCATTTCAAAGTGTCAAATCAATGGCAACAAGTGCAATAGATCTGCTAAAAGCGTAGTTAACAAGGATTAAGTGATGGATAAAAACATTCAGAGTATTGGGCAGCTTTCAACAAATGATCTGCTTCAATCTAAAAACAAGAGTACAGCTAAAGTTGAAGGTAGTAGTTTTGGCGATGTTCTCAAAAAGTCCATCGGAGAGGTAAACGATATACAAAAAGCCGGTGAAAAAGCGATGGAAGATATGGCAACCGGACAAGTAAAAGATTTGCATCAAGCTGCACTGGCTATTGACAAAGCTGAAATGAATATGAAACTTATGCTTGAAGTAAGAAACAAAGCTATAAACGCTTACAAAGAGATTCTGCGTACACAAATCTAACAGGACTGCCGTGTCAAATTTTTTCTCATCTTCAAAAGAACTGGACGAACGTATTGGTAAAAAGACCAAACTTCTCCTGCTTCTTATTATATTTACTTTTGGTATATTTGTCTTTATTGGCTCTATCTCACACACTGCTATAAAAGAACGCCATATTCCACGACTTGTTATCAGTGAAACAAACAGAGCTTTACGTGGAGATATACTGAGTAAAGAGGGTTTTAAACTAGCATTTAGCCAAAAACTATATAAAGCTATGGTAAATACCTACAACATTGATCCTGACAAAAAAGATCTTTTTATAAAACTTTTTAGCATCTACAGTGGAATTAGTGAAAAGACAATTAGAAAACGGGTAAGCAAAAAGGGAAATGTTGTTCTATCTTACTCTATAGATGCTAACCGAGCCAAATATCTAAAAGAGTTGGCACGAAAACTTCGAATTTTAAAAGTATTTATTCCATATGAAGATAAAAAAGGTCATATCATCAAGTATGGTCTTAGCCTTACAGAGAGTGGAGAATCAAGAATTTTTTCATACAAAGATAGCTTTGAACCTATTTTAGGCTTTATGAAAAAGAGTGAAGATGATGGCTTTACCAGACCAATTGGTGTTAAAGGATTGGAAAAGTCATACCAAGAGGCACTACGTCCCATACAAAATGGCATTGTTGAAGGATTAAGAGATATTGGAAACAGTATTATTTTAGATGGAAACAGTTTTGTTAAACCACCTATTAATGGAATGACCCTTCTTTTGAATATTCCAATGAGTCTGCAAAAAAGCATTGAAGTAGTTTTACAGAAAGCTAAACGTGAATTGCAGGCAAAAGAGATTGTAGCCATTGTTATGGATTCTAAAACAGGAAAAATCAGAGCAATGGCAACTTCAAACAGATTTGATCCAAGCCACATAAGAAAGAGAGATTACCCTTCACTAAATGTAACTGCTATAGAATATACTTACGAGCCAGGTTCTGTTATAAAACCAATCACATTCTCTTTATTACTGCAAAATCACAGAGTAAATCCATATGACATTGTTAGAACCTATAATGGTCGCTATAAACTTGGACGCAAAATCATTACTGACGAACATAGAGAAGAGTGGATGAGTGCAGAAAATGTCATAGTTTACTCTTCAAACATAGGAATTGCTCAGCTGGCTCAACGTCTTGATGGAATTGACTTTATTGAAGGATTTAAAAAATTTGGGTTTACCCAAAAAACAGGCATAGACCTTCCATATGAACATGTTGGAATTATGCCAAATACTCTACAGATGGAAAATGAAATTTACAAAGCTACTGTAGGCTATGGGTATGGAATAAGAACTACACTCATACAACTAGTATGTGCATATAATGCTTTCAACAACAATGGTCGTATTTTAGAACCTAAAATTGTAGATACCATCATAGACCATACAGGTAAAAGGTACCAAGTTGAATCATTTACAGAGCCAAAACAAGCTATAACTGCAGCAACTGCGACACAGATGAATAAAATACTTCAAAAAGTTGTAAAGAAAGGAACAGGTAAAAAAGCCAGAACAGAAGGTTTAATTATTGGTGGAAAAACCGGTACTGCTCACATAGCTTCTAAAAAAGGTGGTTATGCTCAACTATATAACAGTACCTTCATAGGATTTGCTAATGATAAAAAACATCGCTATACTATAGGTGTACTGGTTAGAGAGCCTAAAAAACCACATAGCTACTATGCTTCACAATCTGCTGTACCCGTCTTTAAACAAATTGTTGATGTTTTGGTTGAGCAGGGAGAGTTGATCCCTGAACGCTCAAACCCATAAATTATCTATAAGACGAGTCTTCCCTACTTTTGCCGCAACAAGAATAATACTGTTTTGTATCTTAACTTTTTTCAAAGGTCTAAAGTCTCTATCTACAATGGCAATATACTCTACATCTATATCTTTCATAATTTCAGACATTTTAGCTTCAATTACTTCACTTGAAAATTCACCCGCCATAATAAGCCTTGAAGCAGCTTTTAAAGCACGTGAAATTGACAAAGCACGCTCTCTTTCCTCAGCAGAGAGATATACATTTCGGCTACTAAGAGCTAATCCGTCATCTTCTCTAACTGTCTCAACAGGAACTATCTCATAAGGTAAAAAGAGATCTTTAGCCATCTTTTGCAAAATTACAAGTTGCTGTGCATCTTTCTTTCCAAAATATGCTCTGTCAGGCTGTACAAGATTTAAAAGTTTCATTACAATCTGAACAACTCCGTCAAAGTGTCCAGGACGACGATTACCCTCTAAAATATACCCAAGGTAGGAAGGAGCTTTAAGCTTAACCTCATCAGAGTGGTACATAGAAGAGATTTCTGGCATAAATAGAATATCAACTCCGGCAACTTCACAAATCTTTTTGTCAGCCTCTTCTCGTCTTGGGTATTTGTCCAAATCCTCACCAGGCAAAAACTGAGTTGGGTTTACAAATATAGATACAACTACATTATCATTCTCAGCTCTAGCCTTTTGTATAAGAGAGAGATGACCTTGATGCAAAGCACCCATTGTAGGAACAAATCCTACACTGCCTGAAAATTTACTAATAGCATCTTTAAGTTCTTTTATATCTTTTGCAATTTTCATCAATAACCTTTATATAAAGTAAACATCTGTAAGCGACTTAATATAGTATAATTACGCAATTATATCAAAGGGATGAGTCCAATGGATAGTTATGAATTTTCAGAACTTATGAAAAAACTCAAGACAAAAGTTGAAAATATCAAAAATATTATTAAACCAGATACAATTAAGAAGAGACTGGCTGAAATCTCTGAAATGGAGATGCAAGAAGACTTTTGGAGTGATGCCAAAAAGGCTGGTGATATTCAAAAAGAGAAGAACCGATTAGAGCGCATCTTGAAACGATATGAAGATGCTGAAGGTGCAGTGAGTGATGCTCTGGATCTTTTTGAAATGGCAACAGAAGAGAAAGATGAAGAGACTCTGGAGCAACTCTTTTCAGAAGCACCTGAAATAGAAGAGCGTGTTAATAAAGTAGAGATAGAAGTTATGCTAAGCGGTCCACATGATGCAAACAATGCCATCGTCTCCATTCATCCAGGTGCAGGTGGTACAGAGAGCCAAGATTGGGCAAGCATACTTTATAGAATGTATCTAAGATGGGCAGAAAGACATGGCTTTAAAGTTGAAGTTCTAGACTACCAAGAGGGTGAAGAAGCAGGCATAAAAGATGTAAGTTTCATCATTAAAGGTGAAAATGCTTACGGGTACTTGAAAGTTGAGAATGGAATTCACCGCTTGGTTAGAATAAGCCCATTTGACTCAAATGCAAGACGGCATACATCTTTTACATCTGTTATGGTTTCACCTGAAATTGATGATGACATAGATATTGAAATAGAAGATAAAGATTTGCGCATAGACACATACCGTGCTTCTGGTGCAGGTGGTCAGCACGTCAACAAAACTGAAAGTGCTATACGCATTACGCATATACCTACAGGCATCGTTGTACAGTGCCAAAATGACCGCAGTCAGCACAAAAACAAAGCAACTGCAATGAAAATGCTAAAGTCAAGACTTTATGAGCTAGAGCTTGAAAAGAAAAAAGCTGAAGCAGATGGCATAGAAAAGAGTGAAATTGGCTGGGGACACCAGATACGATCTTATGTTTTAGCTCCTTACCAACAAGTAAAAGATACACGAAGCGGTCAAGCATTCAGCAATGTAGATGCCATACTAGATGGTGACATAGACAAACTCATAGAAGGTGTGCTAATAGCCGAAGCAGAAAAAGGCAAACAGGAGTAAAAATGAGTGCAGGATGGAGTTGCTCACACCAAATTGGAAATATCTGCGATCTAATAAACAGACCTTGCGAACCAGGTATGAAAGGCTGCACCCTTTATGGGAAAGCAGTCTTTGCAGACCCTAAAACGCCATCAAACGAAGCAGTACGCCGCAGAGAAGAGATGCAAAGAAAAAAAGAGATGGAAGAGCTTATGAAAAATGCGGCAAAAGGGTTTTAACTATCCTAACAAACCATAATTAAGGAAACGCTTCAAATTTTGTATAAATCCAAAATAAATATAAAGAAGGATTTACAATAATGAAAGCACAGGCAAATATAACAATATTTGCCATTTATTACAAAAGTGTTTATATGCAATATAATTGAAAAAGTGATAGCACATTGAAGCATTACACTCCACTGACTTTATCTTACACAATTATTGGTTTTTTTGGTTGCCACTTAGACAGCGTATTAGATATAATAAGAGTATGAGTCCCGAAGATGAGGTTCGGGGGAAAGGAGATATTATGGGCTGGGGAGCATTTTTATTAGGACTTTTAATCGGTAGTGCAGATACTGGTCCTGAAGAGGGAGCCAAACCAAGAAACACTGGTCCAGAAGGAACTTTTCTTGGTCCAAACGATCGCAGAACTCAGCGTGAAAAAAATCACAAAGCTCAAGAGTATGCTGATATTGCTTTAGAGAGATTACCACAATATGTAAGAATGTATAATGCACCAAACCAAGATCAGCTTGATAATGTACTAAAAGCTTTTGAGAGTGCTGCAAAATTAGAACTTAAAGGCGGTACAAATGTAATTAGAATGGATCAGGATATTGGCAAAAGCAATGCACAAGCTCTTAAAGAGTGGAATGATATTAGAGAGTATTTTGCAATTGGCTTGGCTGAGGTTGCTAGACTATTTGGAGGACGTGTATATAACGCCTTGACTGAACACTACTCTGACTACTTCCTAATGGAAGTTAGAAAGTTTGTGGCAAAGCATCCATTAATTGATGAAGGGGTATTACAAGATAGATATTGGTTGTTTGAACAACATAGAATGAGATTTGGACAAAGTTGGCTTAAAAGAGGAGATGAAGAAACTGCTCGAAAAATTGCCAACATAAAAACAAACTATGAATTATTCAAATTTACTGCTGAAAAAGAAATTGAAAGACGACAAAAAAAATTATTAGATTTAAATATTCCAAGAGAAAAGTGGAAACCTCTTTTAGAAAAATATAAAGACATCCGATTGCAAGACAGAATTCCTACAATGGATGAATTTAAAAGATCATGGGATATAGCCACATCTCTTGATAAAATGATTGATTAATTGCTTGTAATCATCTGATCAACAACCCTCACATTAGAGCCCTCTCTGAAGTTAAGCCTAGAAGCCCAAGTTGTCTCCGTCATTCCATCAGATGACGGAGCAAGAGGGTTTGAGCCTGTTCTTTTTGCACTAGTTGGTATTTTTACCACCTTATCATTTTTTTCTAATCTGTATGCTGCATCATTTATCCTTCTTAAATCCCTATTAATACCTTCCCCATTCATTCCCTTTATAAACATATTTTTACCTGCCTTGGCAACAGTTGCAGTATTAATAACATTTCCTACAGTATCTGCAATATACACACCCGTTAAGAGCCCAGTTCTTCCAGTACCTGATTTTACCGCTGCATCCCAAGTTGCAGAAGTTGCAGCATCATGTCTTAAGTGTGTTTTGTTACTTACGCCACTGTCTTTCTTCATAAATATATTAAACGATCCTTGCCCTCCCCTATCTCCAGGTTTGTATGTATAATTCACTTCGAACCCATCACTATCTATGAAAGTACCAGCTAATGCTTTTGTAGCTTCAAACATTGCATGTCGTTTTTCAAATAGACTTGCATTTAAGAAATCTCCGCCCGCAAATGTATCAAGTATCTCCCTACCTGCTTCATCTTGTCTATAATATTCCTCATCAAGATTTTCATCTCCCATCATATTGGCAGCCAAATATTTAGAAACAGTATTTGAGCTTGCATTAATTGCTGCTTGTCCTCCTATATCCTCAGTAGTTCCCCATGTTACTTCCATTGTCTTTTGATATATTTCCCCTTCTTACCCTTGTGTAATTATTGGTTTTTTTGGTTGCCACTTAGACAGCGTATTAGATATAATAAGAGTATGAGTCCCGAAGATGAGGTTCGGGGGAAAGGAGTTAGTTATGAGTAACGGAATGTCTGTTGGAGCACAATTTGGTGCAGCTTATCTTTTTGGATGGGCGCTTAACAAACTTCAAAACCGAGACAATGAAGGTTGTAAAGCATATTTTTTAGAAGGCACTATATACACTCCAAAACAACATTGCAAAAAAATTATTGAAGCTGCACAACTTATACTTGAAAATATAGATTTGTTTATTAAAGAGAGCAAGAGAGACAAAGAATCTCTTGAATATGGACGCTCTAACCTTTCTCTTATGGAGTGGATAGCAACTTATGAACTTAGAGATGGGCTAGATGAAAAAGACTATGAAGAGACATATTGGGAACTTCAAGGCATAATGGTTCACACATTTCATGCAATAAAAGTCTTGTTAGGAGATGAAATATATAACAATGTTGTAAGTATGTTTAAAATGAATTATAACTTTAAATTTTTACCTGAACATATTGAGAAATATCTCAATGCAACTTATACACATATTGACTCTAAAGGCAAAGAGATAAAAACAACATATAATGGTGCTTTACAACTTATGAAAGAAGATGTAATGGCTACAGCTTATGCTAACGGATTAGATGATAGCTTCATAGATGAGTTGGAAATGGTTAGAACTATGGAAGAGTTTAGCAACATAAAAATTAAAATTAAAGAAGCGATATGGGAGAAAAAATGCAAAGAACTAAAAATAGAAGAGGAGAAATGGGTACCTTTATTAAAAAAATATAAAAACACTCCAAAAAACAATAAAAAAAGAAGAGTGATAAGCACAGCAATCAATAGACTAATTAAAGAATATAGTCAGTCTGACAACTTAAATTTATTGGAGTAATAGTTATTGTTACACCTTAACAAATACTACACCCCATATAAAAATTTTTGATTAATTTGGCAATACTACCATATTAACATTAACCTCATCACTTCCTCCACTCTCTCCCTGTCCTCTCTGCGGCTTAGTGAAAAATCTATCTTTAGCAGCTTTAATTCTCTTGTTTAATCCGCCATAAGTTTCTTGTGTTTTTTCAAAAGTTTTTCCCTTAGCTAAATAATCCATCCCTTTAAATAACTTACTTCCTGGTAAAAGAGACATTGCAA
Protein-coding sequences here:
- a CDS encoding dUTP diphosphatase produces the protein MTEKMVEMFKLQERLNDDTNGPHWRDGVTKQGKVINWKRCIVMESAELIDSFSWKHWKNIAGGIDLENIKIEMVDIWHFVMSYLLQFQSSEDAAKLAVSVMKNSSIKLPKEWSESENSRIDELLEPFETLMALALIKTDDEVYQEELIGQFWECVDATGMSFDDVYRLYIGKNALNQFRQQHGYKEGSYKKVWNGKEDNVVMQEILKSDSNISYEKLLGMLEDIYATL
- a CDS encoding RNA-binding domain-containing protein; amino-acid sequence: MLKQEIQKGESKKLELKEKLPSNEAIAKTVIAFSNTSGGKIIVGVNDKREIIGIDEDRVFEYEEKISSIVSDLCYPNILPEIYAQNIDGKVVLVVEVFRGSLLPYYLKNKGKLKGTIIRVGSTNRVADEVMITELQRQRFNKSFDEEENFEIGLDNLNFNIIYNEFEKIGKSCDYKKLKNLKLIKSLNSSDLPTNALCITLGKFDNSTIKCARFRGVTKEIFIDKKEFNKDLFSNLNNTLQFLQNHLNLFAKVEGLQLKEELEIPLIALREALLNAVIHRDYTRNSDIKVAVYDDMVEIVSPGGFPNGLTLEEVMSGRSELRNRVLANLFRELKYIESWGSGIGKIKKLCDEKGIKFEIDESGNFISIVFYRKTGEKVPNSAEKVPNIAELSFEEEKIVRVLKQNEKIVSNDVEKILNIKERRAREILSNLVKKGVLKKIGKTKGSYYIFMYKNETNI
- a CDS encoding FtsW/RodA/SpoVE family cell cycle protein, with translation MIDRPLFLATTALIVIGIIFSYSLSAYTVLLFNVQPWHFFIRQFSAGMIGIFLMWFIARQDSNKVATKIGFSIFIISALMMIAIPFLPESIAREVGGAKRWIRLGPLSLAPVEFFKIGFAYFIAWSFSRKVLPKHMERSKEFRYTLKEELSMLLPYFIIFIAVMFIIAIFQNDLGQVVLLALTLLGMMIFAGSSLKFFGASILVGAIAIAGFVVTSPHRIERFKGWYYMIQNSIAKIFPQWASAVPKVNLAEEPYQISNSLHAIHNGGLFGVGLGNGVLKLGFLSEVHTDFVLAGMAEEIGVLGVAAVVMLLMVVIFRLLKIAGRSDNNVNYLYCAGLAMIIGFAFLINALGISGVIPLKGIAVPFLSYGGSQIVAMSIGVGLALSMSKKVKM
- a CDS encoding glucosaminidase domain-containing protein; translated protein: MILHNLLLTILFLLLLNGCESTNHNVEKPIEPSFIQYSVKSYKQTMQILDRLGYTQEKFKKGMKKIPKVLITHIAMRWGRDAKKIPVSTKKSIFLRLMASEALIANEEVKKDREKLLSIINKIGHSPITRQESEWLRNIAKKYKVIKSDSDILSKKEINKLVQRVDTVPPSLIVAQGAIESGWGTSRFAVEGNALFGQWSFSNKALKPKNQRKHLGNYGLATFDTPLDSIRSYILNLNTHPAYKEFRKRRMMLRKANLPLTGIALTDTLKSYSERGEEYVNDLNRLIKSNHLEWLDYAQLSSEKPVIIHPEE
- the flgB gene encoding flagellar basal body rod protein FlgB, which gives rise to MEINHAHTLMAKALDYRALRQDLISSNIANVDTPFYRSRDILFEDALVKEREKLHNLPSKKLQMAVTSPMHLQGNENDFPPKAEIFFRDGHMARNDGNTVDLDVETTEMAKNGTMYNALVMALKKNSMLFKSVIDSSAKI
- the flgC gene encoding flagellar basal body rod protein FlgC — translated: MSFLNSFDINGYGLSAQRFRVNVISSNIANANTTRTDEGGPYRRREVVFKSFNFDKVLNSKIEEKSDFLPYEDPLDEGMENKTAVPPLMGVLVDKVVRDDSEPKMKYDPSHPDANAEGYVAYPNINPVVEMADLIEATRAYQANVAAFQSVKSMATSAIDLLKA
- the fliE gene encoding flagellar hook-basal body complex protein FliE, encoding MDKNIQSIGQLSTNDLLQSKNKSTAKVEGSSFGDVLKKSIGEVNDIQKAGEKAMEDMATGQVKDLHQAALAIDKAEMNMKLMLEVRNKAINAYKEILRTQI
- a CDS encoding peptidoglycan D,D-transpeptidase FtsI family protein, translating into MSNFFSSSKELDERIGKKTKLLLLLIIFTFGIFVFIGSISHTAIKERHIPRLVISETNRALRGDILSKEGFKLAFSQKLYKAMVNTYNIDPDKKDLFIKLFSIYSGISEKTIRKRVSKKGNVVLSYSIDANRAKYLKELARKLRILKVFIPYEDKKGHIIKYGLSLTESGESRIFSYKDSFEPILGFMKKSEDDGFTRPIGVKGLEKSYQEALRPIQNGIVEGLRDIGNSIILDGNSFVKPPINGMTLLLNIPMSLQKSIEVVLQKAKRELQAKEIVAIVMDSKTGKIRAMATSNRFDPSHIRKRDYPSLNVTAIEYTYEPGSVIKPITFSLLLQNHRVNPYDIVRTYNGRYKLGRKIITDEHREEWMSAENVIVYSSNIGIAQLAQRLDGIDFIEGFKKFGFTQKTGIDLPYEHVGIMPNTLQMENEIYKATVGYGYGIRTTLIQLVCAYNAFNNNGRILEPKIVDTIIDHTGKRYQVESFTEPKQAITAATATQMNKILQKVVKKGTGKKARTEGLIIGGKTGTAHIASKKGGYAQLYNSTFIGFANDKKHRYTIGVLVREPKKPHSYYASQSAVPVFKQIVDVLVEQGELIPERSNP
- the panC gene encoding pantoate--beta-alanine ligase, translated to MKIAKDIKELKDAISKFSGSVGFVPTMGALHQGHLSLIQKARAENDNVVVSIFVNPTQFLPGEDLDKYPRREEADKKICEVAGVDILFMPEISSMYHSDEVKLKAPSYLGYILEGNRRPGHFDGVVQIVMKLLNLVQPDRAYFGKKDAQQLVILQKMAKDLFLPYEIVPVETVREDDGLALSSRNVYLSAEERERALSISRALKAASRLIMAGEFSSEVIEAKMSEIMKDIDVEYIAIVDRDFRPLKKVKIQNSIILVAAKVGKTRLIDNLWV